A region of the Pempheris klunzingeri isolate RE-2024b chromosome 6, fPemKlu1.hap1, whole genome shotgun sequence genome:
TGAGCTCTGTAACACATAttgtcggggggggggggggggtaaatgTATTAGATTTTGGTACTTCCAATATTACATCCTAGGTTTAAAAAACTGTCATCCAAAGAAAAGATGAACAATGGAACATTACTCCAGAGCTTATTTTTGGAAAAAGTCGTTAGTACTGAACACTCCTACACTGCAATTTCTTTATTAATAAGATCCCTAAGCGCTATTGTCCTTTCCATGAATGTTTAGTTTGGGATAATATAGTTATTTCATTAAAGGCAGAGCAGAAGCTGCGAGCTACGTGGTGGTGAACGTTGTATTGGTACGTGATGACGCACAGACATGACGCACGTCATATAAAGTCCACTTTTGTGTCGTCATCGGCCTCTTCCCTGCCTAAGCCCTCGAGAGGTGGGCAGTGTAATTTGCCTGTCTCGTTTCTCCACCAAGCGAATCCTTAACCATCCGCCAAAATGGTGAGCTGCTCATAATTCTCTTTATTGTTATTGGTTTATCAGGCTCACAAGGTGTCCTCGACGTTAATATTAAGCTACTCCAGTGGGCTTTTCACGGATGCTATGCCTGTTGTCAGTTCTCCGGATGGTGCTTTGATCAAAATGGCAGCCGTTCAGATATCTGTACCGTTAGGCCGAGGGAGCCTATGAGGCTCTAGACCGAAGCCACCGAGGCGTTATCAGTTTAAAACTGTTCAAAGTGGTTTGCTTCTTCACTTGAAGCATTTATGACGGAGGAAATGTGCCTGTCTTCAGGGGAGAATAAAATGGCTAACGTCAGCTGACGCCACTGATGTGTTGACGGCTAACTTTCCTCTAACGCTAGCTCGTGTTACAGGGAAGAAATTCTAGTATcgatttaaaaaagaaaataaagtagcCGACTTTGAATAtgtctgttaaatatgttgTCTGTAGTAGAGTGAACATCATGGTTTAAAAGTTGTAAGAGCTGGAGGAATCTTCTGCCGGCGTTTCGCTTTGCCCGGCACAGCAGCTAGTTTAGCCATCAAGTTAaagttagcatttagcacaGTGTCAAAGAGTGTACACGTGGCCTGTTCGTGCCGACATTATGCCGGCAGTTGCCTGGTTTGGTCTGTTTACAGGCGATTCATTAATTGGGTTCATGTGTCGATAACCTGTAATTTGTTGGGTGTGTTGTGAGACCTGTTTAAGAGAACGTAACAACTGCGACATTACGTTCTCTTAAGGGTGCGGATAAATCATCCAACGCCCTGGGGCGGTTTGTGTTGAGTCAGCACAGCAGCTATTGTCGACAGCCTGTGAGTGCTGAAAGTGTTAATCAATAAAAGTGCCCTGCCCCAGTGCAACGTGACAAGTATCCGAGTTATTCAGTAGATACgcagcttgtgtgttttcagcaatGCCACTTTGCAGTGCGTTTTCATtcgtgttttttatttttaatttttggagGTGACACTTCTAATCTGACCTTGCCTCTGCCCCATCACAGGTGAACTTTACTATAGACCAGATCCGTACCATCATGGACAAGAAGGCCAACATCCGTAACATGTCTGTGATTGCACACGTCGACCACGGAAAGTCAACTCTGACTGACTCGCTTGTGTCGAAGGCTGGCATCATTGCCTCCGCCCGTGCTGGAGAGACCCGCTTCACTGACACGCGTAAAGATGAACAAGAACGTTGCATCACCATCAAGTCTACGTAAGCATTTTATTTCCAACTGCACTTTTACACTGCCTAATTCTCCCTATTTGCATTAATAGTAGGTCTGCATTTGACATACAGAGGATATTTAAATTAAAGTGGCGTTCTTTCAGCAGTCACTTGTTAAATTGTCCATGGTCCAAAAATAGTTTGTTGGAATTTGCTGATAAAGTAAATTGCTCTTTTTCACTTGAATAACTTACTAGTGATGCTTTGCCAGACTTTTTCTTTATCGGgtggtctgtttttgtgttgagtTATGACATTTTACACCTGACTTCATCTATTAAAGTTCTCTTAACTTGTCTGATCTGCAGCGCCATCTCCCTGTTCTACGAGTTGGGTGAAAATGACCTGGCCTTCATCAAGCAGGCCAAGGATGGCCAGGGCTTCTTGATCAACCTGATCGACTCTCCTGGGCACgttgacttttcctctgaagTGACTGCTGCTCTCCGTGTGACTGATGGAGCCCTGGTTGTAGTGGACTGCGTGTCTGGTAAGGACAAGGATGAAAACTCTCATTGGCTGATGTGAGCTCCCCAACTGgattctctttttctttttttccaagaTTAAAACCAGCTGACACAGTGCAAATGAAATTTGAAAACGCTCACAGTGCAACTTCTTGCACACAGAATTAAATGAGGCCAAGTCAGATTCACAATGTTGTAAAAGCAGGTCAGTTAGTTTGAatgacattgttttttccttAGAAACAGACTCGGACTACTACAAAATATGTAGTCTTTAGCCACTAGATGGTGTGCTGTTAATTATTAAGAATTTCctgtgcattgttttttttctccctgttttttgcattaaaatataCTACAGGAAAACTTGGGAGTGCTGATTTgccaagtttaaaaaaaaaaaaaaaatggtggcATTTGTGATTGTGTTTACATTTAACTCGTGAGAAAATTTGACTTAATCTGCATATCCATGGTTTAAGTTGTCATTGTATATCCCtttcaggtgtttgtgtgcagactGAGACAGTGCTTCGTCAGGCTATTGGTGAGCGCATCAAGCCAGTCCTGATGATGAACAAAATGGACCGTGCCTTGCTGGAGTTGCAGCTTGAACCTGAAGACCTTTACCAGACTTTCCAGCGTATTGTTGAGTCGGTCAATGTCATCATCTCCACTTATGGAGAAGATGAAAATGGACCTATGGGCAACCTCATGGTAAGTGGCAACTTCAGTTGACCTCAGTGTTAGAACACACTATACAGACAAAAATAGTCATGGTATGATGGCATGCGATTGATATTCTTGAGCATTGCTGTGCATCTTGACACatctttgtgtttccttttaGTAAAAGATATGACCTTTCAGGGCTCAGTGATTCACACTTGTGATTCCACTCCGGTTTCTCACTGACTTAATTGTTCCACTGAAACGACAAAATGAAGGGTTTTCGGTGAATTTAAGTGTCAGCCTTACTTATGTAACATTCATTGAAAAGTTCTCTTAAATGTACTCATTCTTGACTCGATGTCCTTAACTCTCCAAGGTTGATCCAGTCATTGGTACTGTTGGCTTTGGCTCTGGACTCCATGGATGGGCTTTCACCCTGAAGCAGTTTGCTGAGATGTACGCAGCCAAGTTTGCTGCCAAGGGAAACACCCAGTTGACACCAGCTGAACATTGCAAGAAGGTCGAGGACATGATGAAGAAGCTTTGGGGTGACAGGTGGGTCTCTAAAAACCTAGCTTGGTTAGCAAATAAGTTCATTGGGTAGCAGAGAAGGATGTTGCAAGTAAAACAAgtagctttgttttttcaaatttcaaagGGTATAGCTGTTTCTGACATGTATTTGTAAATCCTTACACATTTTTTATGAATTACTCCAGGTACTTTGATGGTGGAAAGTTCCTCAAGACTGACACGGGTGCTGATGGCACCAAGTACCCCCGTACCTTTGTTGCTCTTATCCTGGACCCCATCTTCAAGGTAACAAGACTCTATTCAATGTTATGTTGGTATAGTAAATTTGAAAAACAGGGCAGTGTTAATTTAAATTGTCATTGGATAAATGTGAGCAAAATAAATTAGTTCTGTGCCTGCAAGTGATGACGTAAACATTCTTCACTTTGACCTGAGTAACCAGTGATGATAACCTTCAGTCTGAATAAGGCACAGAAACAGTAGTTTGTTAACATCCATGGCTATGCTAAATTGCAGCCTACTAACTTAGGCGCACTTCCTTTTTAGGTGTTTGATGCCATCATGAACTTCAAGAAAGAGGAAACTGCCAAACTGGTGGAGAAGTTGGATATCAAGCTGGATACTGAGGACAAGGACAAGGAGGGCAAGCCTCTCCTGAAGGCTGTTATGCGTCGCTGGCTGCCTGCCGGAGAAGCCCTGCTGCAGATGATCACCATCCACCTGCCTTCCCCTGTCACTGCCCAGAAGTACCGCTGCGAGCTGCTCTATGAAGGACCTGGAGATGATGAGGCTGCAATGGGTATGAAGCTGATAGACTTTTGGTCATGCATACGaacaaaatgttgaaacatAAATGGCACAAGTACAATTTCAGTAAATTGCTCATCTGAGGACTAAGCAGGTTAGAAAGCCAAGTGTGGCTTGGATCGGTTGTGGTTctcaaactttttctttctttttttaacccaGGTATCAAGAACTGTGACCCTAAGGCTCCCTTGATGGTTTACATCTCAAAGATGGTCCCCACCTCTGACAAGGGTCGCTTCTATGCATTTGGTCGTGTGTTCTCTGGGTGTGTCTCCACTGGCCTGAAAGTGCGCATCATGGGACCAAACTTTGTCCCTGGAAAGAAGGAGGATCTCTACTTGAAGCCAATTCAGAGGTTTGTTTCTACATCTGGCCTGCTACGTTGCATATAAATTGGTTGGTAATCGGTTGTGTGAAGGCAGGTCATAGTCTGTCATCTAGTCTTTACCACTCACATGCTGCTCTTCACCAGGACCATTTTGATGATGGGGCGTTACGTTGAGGCCATTGAAGACGTGCCGTGTGGTAACATCGTGGGTCTGGTTGGAGTGGACCAGTATCTTGTCAAGACAGGAACCATCACCACCTATGAGCACGCACATAACATGAGAGTGATGAAATTCAGTGTCAGCCCTGTGGTGAGAGTTGCTGTGGAGGCAAAGGATCCTGCCAACCTGCCCAAGCTGGTGGAGGGTTTGAAGCGTCTGGCCAAGTCCGATCCCATGGTGCAGTGTATCATTGAGGAGTCTGGAGAACATATTGTCGCTGGAGCT
Encoded here:
- the LOC139203276 gene encoding elongation factor 2b-like — its product is MVNFTIDQIRTIMDKKANIRNMSVIAHVDHGKSTLTDSLVSKAGIIASARAGETRFTDTRKDEQERCITIKSTAISLFYELGENDLAFIKQAKDGQGFLINLIDSPGHVDFSSEVTAALRVTDGALVVVDCVSGVCVQTETVLRQAIGERIKPVLMMNKMDRALLELQLEPEDLYQTFQRIVESVNVIISTYGEDENGPMGNLMVDPVIGTVGFGSGLHGWAFTLKQFAEMYAAKFAAKGNTQLTPAEHCKKVEDMMKKLWGDRYFDGGKFLKTDTGADGTKYPRTFVALILDPIFKVFDAIMNFKKEETAKLVEKLDIKLDTEDKDKEGKPLLKAVMRRWLPAGEALLQMITIHLPSPVTAQKYRCELLYEGPGDDEAAMGIKNCDPKAPLMVYISKMVPTSDKGRFYAFGRVFSGCVSTGLKVRIMGPNFVPGKKEDLYLKPIQRTILMMGRYVEAIEDVPCGNIVGLVGVDQYLVKTGTITTYEHAHNMRVMKFSVSPVVRVAVEAKDPANLPKLVEGLKRLAKSDPMVQCIIEESGEHIVAGAGELHLEICLKDLEEDHACIPLKKSDPVVSYRETVSAASTIVCLSKSPNKHNRLFMKARPLEDGLAEDIEKGDVSARQELKARARYLADKYEWDVGEARKIWCFGPDGSGPNMLVDVTKGVQYLNEIKDSVVAGFQWAVKEGVLCEENMRAVRFDIHDVTLHTDAIHRGGGQIIPTARRVLYACELTAEPKMMEPVYLVEIQCPAAAVGGIYGVLTRRRGHVFEEISVMGTPMRLTRAYLPVMESFGFTADLRSNTGGQAFPQCVFDHWQILPGDPLDPVSKPGIVVAATRKRKGLKEGVPALDNYLDKL